In Clostridium sporogenes, one genomic interval encodes:
- a CDS encoding phage terminase small subunit P27 family translates to MARPRQPADLLLVKGKKHLTKAEIEDRKSKEVKAPSDKVKAPSYLPADLKKEFNKIAKELKEIGIITNLDIDALARFIIAKKMYLELTKQILEKPEMMIVDKDIVTTQDKLFKQCRSSASDLGLTISSRCKLVVPKKEEPNKKTEEEKLFGSFL, encoded by the coding sequence CTGGCAAGACCAAGACAACCTGCAGATTTACTTTTAGTAAAAGGTAAAAAACATTTAACTAAAGCTGAAATAGAAGATAGAAAAAGCAAAGAAGTTAAAGCTCCAAGTGATAAGGTCAAAGCACCTTCTTACTTGCCAGCTGATTTAAAAAAAGAATTTAATAAGATAGCCAAGGAACTAAAAGAGATTGGTATTATTACTAATCTTGATATAGATGCCTTGGCTCGTTTTATTATAGCGAAGAAAATGTATTTAGAACTTACTAAGCAGATACTTGAAAAACCAGAAATGATGATAGTAGATAAAGATATAGTAACAACACAGGATAAATTATTTAAACAATGTAGATCATCTGCAAGTGATTTAGGTTTAACGATAAGTAGTAGATGTAAGTTAGTTGTACCTAAAAAAGAGGAACCGAATAAAAAGACAGAAGAGGAGAAGCTTTTCGGTAGTTTCCTATGA
- a CDS encoding terminase large subunit yields the protein MSDIARYYTIVYRYACDIVDGKIKACKKHIQACKRFLDDLDKSQNEDYPYFFDYEELYKFYKWAGLFKHRAGVLKGKKIDLVPFQLFIVGNLFCWKHKDTGLRRFRKAYIQIARKNAKSQLLGVIASYECFLSEEQAEVYLAGWDKEQSSIVYREIKYQIESAELLKGKYTDSYGKITHLKSGSFIKPLSREAKNTGDGTNPSLGIVDEYHAHKTSEIYDVILSGMVAREQPLMVIITTAGFDLSRPCFKEYQYVSKILDRNNSVENEEYFVIVCELEPEDDIKDESNWIKANPIVATYENGLNYLRGELKAALDAPEKMRNFLTKNMNKWVDMKENGYMNMTKWSEAEEIFTLEKFIGMDCVMGMDLSTKLDLTSIAFEFCIDGIYYTYQHSFMPQETYEKRMREGKYRFDLWVEEGNLTIIEGAVIDYNAVRNYFKDVESEYKINILEICYDPAHATHFIQELEFEGYICVEVRQGALTLNEPTQDYRARIYDGTMKHPKDGLYTWAASNAVCSNPNRKQEYIMLDKARSSEKIDPMAATIDAHVRGMVILDDGAGDIFYSPDI from the coding sequence ATGAGTGATATAGCTAGATATTATACTATAGTTTACAGATATGCATGTGATATTGTAGACGGGAAAATTAAAGCTTGTAAAAAGCATATACAAGCTTGTAAAAGGTTCCTTGATGATTTGGATAAGTCTCAAAATGAAGACTATCCTTATTTTTTTGACTATGAAGAACTATACAAATTTTATAAATGGGCTGGATTATTCAAACATAGAGCTGGTGTGCTAAAAGGTAAGAAAATTGACCTTGTGCCATTCCAGCTTTTTATTGTTGGAAATTTATTTTGTTGGAAACATAAAGATACCGGTTTAAGGCGATTTAGAAAAGCTTATATTCAAATAGCTAGGAAAAATGCCAAGTCACAATTATTGGGTGTAATAGCTAGTTATGAATGTTTCTTAAGCGAGGAACAGGCAGAAGTTTATCTTGCTGGATGGGATAAAGAACAATCAAGTATAGTTTACAGAGAAATAAAGTATCAAATAGAAAGTGCTGAATTATTAAAAGGTAAATACACCGATAGCTATGGGAAAATAACTCACTTAAAAAGTGGTTCATTTATAAAGCCTCTTTCAAGGGAAGCTAAAAATACAGGTGATGGTACAAACCCAAGTTTGGGAATAGTGGATGAATACCATGCCCATAAGACTTCAGAAATATATGACGTTATTCTTTCTGGTATGGTCGCCAGAGAACAACCTTTAATGGTTATTATAACAACAGCTGGATTTGATTTAAGTAGACCATGCTTTAAAGAGTACCAATATGTTAGTAAAATACTTGATCGTAATAACTCTGTAGAGAATGAAGAATACTTTGTAATTGTATGTGAGCTTGAACCCGAGGATGACATAAAAGATGAAAGCAATTGGATAAAAGCAAATCCTATAGTAGCTACTTATGAAAATGGATTGAATTATTTAAGAGGAGAACTCAAAGCGGCACTTGACGCCCCAGAGAAAATGAGAAACTTCTTAACTAAGAACATGAATAAATGGGTAGACATGAAAGAAAATGGCTACATGAATATGACCAAATGGAGTGAAGCAGAGGAAATATTTACACTTGAAAAATTTATAGGAATGGATTGTGTAATGGGAATGGACTTATCCACAAAGCTGGATTTAACTTCAATCGCCTTTGAGTTTTGCATTGATGGGATTTATTATACTTATCAACATTCATTTATGCCACAAGAAACATACGAAAAAAGAATGAGAGAAGGTAAGTATAGATTTGATTTATGGGTAGAAGAAGGGAACTTAACAATAATAGAAGGGGCAGTAATTGATTATAATGCAGTAAGGAATTATTTTAAAGATGTAGAATCTGAATATAAAATAAATATACTTGAGATATGCTATGACCCAGCTCATGCAACTCACTTTATTCAAGAACTAGAATTTGAGGGGTATATATGTGTTGAAGTTAGGCAGGGAGCATTAACTCTAAATGAGCCTACTCAAGATTATAGAGCTAGGATATATGATGGTACGATGAAACATCCTAAGGATGGACTATATACATGGGCAGCGAGTAATGCAGTTTGTTCTAATCCTAATAGAAAACAGGAATATATAATGTTGGATAAAGCTAGGTCAAGCGAAAAAATAGACCCAATGGCTGCCACAATAGATGCTCATGTGAGAGGAATGGTTATATTAGATGATGGAGCAGGAGATATATTTTATAGTCCAGATATATAG
- a CDS encoding phage portal protein gives MGIWNKIKSFIKAPFKTSIVRDYREGFSFFNTDLATNETIFSAVSLLSNSMGSLPLKLYRNYEVVKPDEHELARMIEYNSYSYMTPFTWVRCMETLKDINGNSYAIKEYDYMYQPIKMHVLNPSFVTPVIEKDTKELWYEIRDENGLNYVHNSHIIHFSHVSIDGRKGINPINVLRNTIDYDREIKEFSLNQMKNGLKANLVIKLPSKLSEEAMEEYTKMLGKFQKNGILFVDQGKEFQELKNSNFIDPKVFDVENITIARVARVYNIPLHKLLAEKQSYSSAEQADLEYIKDTILPLVRQYEQELNKKLLTETQRNEGYSFRFNLNGLARADMSTRGEFYFKGIRSAWFTPNEIRALEEMPPIKGGDQLFVSRDLVPIDKIDLILKGGEGNGDRTK, from the coding sequence TTGGGAATATGGAATAAGATAAAGAGTTTTATTAAAGCACCATTCAAAACTAGTATTGTAAGAGATTATAGGGAAGGCTTTAGTTTTTTTAATACTGATTTAGCAACAAATGAAACTATATTCTCGGCAGTATCATTGTTAAGCAATTCAATGGGAAGTTTACCGTTGAAATTATATAGAAATTATGAAGTTGTAAAACCAGATGAACATGAGTTGGCTAGAATGATAGAATATAATTCATATTCATATATGACACCATTTACCTGGGTTAGATGTATGGAAACTTTAAAAGATATAAATGGTAATTCTTATGCAATAAAAGAGTATGATTACATGTATCAGCCTATAAAAATGCATGTTTTAAACCCTAGTTTTGTAACACCAGTAATAGAAAAGGACACAAAAGAACTTTGGTATGAGATTAGAGATGAAAATGGATTAAACTATGTGCATAATTCTCACATAATACATTTTAGTCATGTTTCTATTGATGGGCGCAAAGGTATTAATCCTATAAATGTTCTTAGAAATACTATTGACTATGACAGAGAAATAAAAGAATTTAGTTTGAATCAAATGAAAAATGGATTAAAAGCTAACTTAGTTATAAAGTTACCAAGTAAGTTAAGTGAAGAAGCAATGGAAGAATACACAAAAATGTTAGGGAAGTTTCAAAAGAATGGGATATTATTTGTAGACCAAGGGAAAGAATTTCAAGAGTTAAAGAATAGTAATTTTATTGATCCTAAAGTATTTGATGTAGAAAATATAACTATCGCTAGAGTAGCAAGAGTTTATAATATACCATTACATAAGTTATTAGCAGAAAAGCAAAGCTATTCTAGTGCTGAACAGGCTGATTTAGAGTATATTAAAGACACTATTTTACCTTTAGTTAGGCAATATGAACAGGAATTAAATAAAAAGTTATTAACTGAAACGCAAAGAAATGAAGGATACTCCTTTAGATTCAATCTTAATGGCTTAGCCAGGGCAGATATGAGTACTAGAGGGGAATTTTATTTTAAAGGCATTAGAAGTGCATGGTTTACACCCAATGAAATAAGAGCATTGGAAGAAATGCCACCAATAAAAGGAGGAGATCAATTATTTGTATCAAGGGATTTAGTTCCCATAGATAAGATAGATCTGATATTGAAGGGAGGTGAAGGTAATGGAGATAGAACAAAATAA
- a CDS encoding HK97 family phage prohead protease: MEIEQNKLGNTHEVRTVNILNLETRSEGDSGNKIVGYAAVYDEFTKLTDRWGDSFYEKISRDAAKESLEDGHEVFALKNHNWDMVLGRTDANLILKNDEKGIYFELTPNNSTLANDLKEDVRSGIIKQCSIGFRIVDQEWEEKDGEYFRVIKQIELFEITLTPIPAYTNTTAEVRSLNFTQNQDEKNKINTRTADLNEKEERSRLLKEARNQIKEIDNYFKL; this comes from the coding sequence ATGGAGATAGAACAAAATAAACTAGGTAATACTCATGAAGTTAGAACAGTAAATATCTTGAACCTAGAAACTAGGTCAGAAGGAGATAGCGGCAATAAAATAGTTGGTTATGCAGCAGTATATGATGAATTTACAAAGCTAACTGATAGATGGGGGGATTCATTCTATGAAAAGATTTCAAGAGATGCCGCAAAAGAATCATTAGAAGATGGCCATGAAGTATTTGCTCTTAAAAACCATAATTGGGATATGGTTTTAGGCAGAACTGACGCTAATTTAATCCTTAAAAATGATGAAAAAGGTATTTATTTTGAATTAACCCCAAATAATTCTACACTAGCAAATGACCTAAAAGAAGATGTCAGAAGTGGGATTATAAAACAATGCTCAATAGGATTTCGAATAGTAGACCAAGAATGGGAAGAAAAAGATGGAGAGTACTTTAGGGTAATTAAGCAAATTGAATTATTTGAAATTACGTTAACTCCTATACCTGCTTATACAAATACAACGGCGGAAGTTAGGAGTTTAAATTTTACTCAAAACCAAGATGAAAAAAATAAAATTAATACAAGAACAGCTGATTTAAATGAGAAAGAAGAAAGAAGTAGACTCTTAAAAGAAGCTAGAAACCAAATAAAAGAAATAGATAATTATTTTAAATTATAG
- a CDS encoding phage major capsid protein: MELWKMKQNLTTLGAELRSLNNDIVGKTANPAVKIEEIRTLKQNKSEIEERFNLLKAEVDKIEAEQRQKLEMQQRKSAISNPENVEQRMIAAKAEFIRGSLLGGQVSDETRNLLGAIGQSTSTGGEKILPTNMTKDLIHEPFTKNPLRDISMFTNEKGLVLPKIAYELDDDDFISDEETAKEIKLDGDQVEFGRHKFKVKARISDTVLHGTDSNLVPFVENALNSGLAAKEKKVAFTTSPKSGEETLSLYKAGVKEVTGTDKYKAIKAALADLHEDYRENAKIVMRYADYLDIVETLANGSATLYEAPPEKVLGKPTQFCDSAVDPIVGDFHYSHFNYDGDIVYDSDKDVDKGEYLFVLTGWFDHKIKLKSAFRIAKTKTTTP; the protein is encoded by the coding sequence ATGGAATTATGGAAAATGAAACAAAACTTAACAACATTAGGTGCAGAGCTAAGGAGCTTAAATAATGATATTGTAGGAAAGACTGCTAACCCAGCTGTAAAGATTGAGGAAATAAGAACATTAAAGCAAAATAAAAGTGAAATAGAAGAAAGATTCAATCTTTTAAAAGCCGAGGTTGATAAAATTGAAGCAGAACAAAGGCAAAAGCTAGAAATGCAGCAAAGAAAGAGCGCTATATCTAACCCAGAAAATGTAGAACAAAGAATGATTGCAGCTAAAGCTGAATTTATTAGAGGTAGCCTACTTGGTGGACAGGTATCTGATGAAACAAGAAATCTTTTAGGAGCGATAGGCCAATCTACTAGTACAGGTGGAGAAAAGATATTGCCAACTAATATGACAAAAGATTTAATTCATGAGCCATTTACTAAAAATCCATTGAGAGATATATCTATGTTTACAAATGAAAAAGGATTAGTATTACCTAAAATAGCTTATGAGCTTGATGATGATGACTTTATAAGTGACGAGGAAACTGCCAAGGAGATAAAACTTGATGGAGACCAAGTTGAATTTGGAAGGCATAAATTTAAAGTAAAGGCAAGAATTTCTGATACAGTGTTACATGGTACTGATTCAAATTTAGTTCCCTTTGTTGAGAATGCTTTAAATAGTGGATTAGCAGCTAAAGAAAAGAAGGTAGCATTTACAACATCTCCTAAGAGTGGGGAAGAAACACTGTCATTGTATAAAGCTGGTGTAAAGGAAGTTACAGGTACTGACAAGTATAAAGCAATTAAAGCAGCACTAGCAGATTTACACGAAGATTATAGAGAAAATGCAAAAATAGTTATGAGATATGCTGATTACTTGGACATAGTTGAAACCTTAGCCAATGGATCAGCAACATTATATGAGGCGCCACCAGAAAAAGTTTTAGGTAAACCAACACAATTTTGTGATAGTGCAGTAGATCCTATAGTTGGAGATTTCCATTATTCACATTTCAATTATGATGGTGATATAGTTTATGATAGCGATAAGGATGTAGATAAGGGTGAATATTTATTTGTATTAACAGGTTGGTTCGATCATAAAATAAAATTAAAATCTGCTTTCAGAATAGCTAAAACAAAAACAACTACTCCCTAG
- a CDS encoding Rho termination factor N-terminal domain-containing protein, with protein sequence MTVEQLKVIAKDKNITSYSSMNKADLITAILTP encoded by the coding sequence ATGACAGTAGAACAATTAAAAGTTATAGCTAAAGATAAAAATATAACAAGTTATTCCAGCATGAATAAAGCTGATTTAATAACAGCAATATTGACACCTTAG
- a CDS encoding head-tail connector protein, translated as MELNELKEYLRIDGEDENITLSSLLLAAKSYIKNGTGLEEDMIKSDEIKELYNLCLKILISHWYENRVIETTGPNFHKLSFSVDSILIQLEAEYLKIKRGETDGSRQT; from the coding sequence ATGGAATTAAATGAATTAAAAGAATATTTAAGGATAGATGGAGAAGATGAAAATATAACTTTATCTTCTCTTTTACTTGCAGCTAAATCATATATAAAAAATGGCACTGGACTAGAAGAAGACATGATAAAAAGTGATGAAATAAAAGAATTATATAATCTTTGTTTGAAAATACTTATAAGCCACTGGTACGAGAATAGAGTTATCGAAACTACAGGACCTAACTTCCATAAACTTAGTTTTAGCGTGGACTCCATTTTGATTCAGCTGGAAGCTGAATATTTAAAAATTAAAAGAGGTGAAACAGATGGATCCAGGCAAACTTAA
- a CDS encoding phage head closure protein: MDPGKLNKRIKFVIFNDDTDDDGYPIKEEKTIRKCHASVRGLRGREFYNAAAVQAEEDKVFNCRYFKGLDTSMQIKYNDTLYNITSINDLNEKHVEYEIHAKEVKQSG, encoded by the coding sequence ATGGATCCAGGCAAACTTAATAAAAGAATTAAATTTGTAATTTTTAATGATGACACAGATGATGATGGATACCCAATAAAAGAAGAAAAAACAATAAGAAAGTGTCATGCAAGTGTAAGAGGATTAAGAGGCAGAGAATTTTATAATGCCGCAGCAGTACAAGCAGAGGAAGATAAAGTTTTTAATTGTAGATATTTTAAAGGGCTCGATACTTCTATGCAAATAAAATACAATGATACGCTTTATAATATTACTTCTATAAATGATTTAAATGAAAAGCATGTGGAATATGAAATACATGCAAAGGAAGTGAAACAAAGTGGCTAG
- a CDS encoding HK97-gp10 family putative phage morphogenesis protein translates to MASMELDGLDELIRKVQDMGKAGVRVENAALKKAGELIVEEAKNNVPVKTEKLKKGLKVSGVRKKGGNKFVLAGIQKGDNSKIFYGKFLEFGTSKMKARPFMGPAYESKKEEAKEVIKDELRRGLGL, encoded by the coding sequence GTGGCTAGTATGGAATTAGATGGTTTAGATGAATTAATAAGAAAAGTACAAGATATGGGTAAGGCAGGAGTAAGGGTAGAAAATGCTGCACTAAAAAAAGCTGGAGAATTAATTGTGGAAGAAGCTAAAAATAATGTGCCGGTTAAAACTGAAAAATTAAAAAAAGGATTAAAGGTAAGTGGTGTTCGTAAAAAAGGTGGAAATAAATTTGTTTTAGCTGGAATACAAAAGGGAGATAACAGCAAGATATTCTATGGAAAGTTTTTGGAGTTTGGTACAAGCAAAATGAAAGCGAGGCCTTTTATGGGGCCTGCGTACGAGAGCAAAAAAGAAGAAGCAAAAGAAGTTATAAAAGATGAACTACGAAGGGGATTAGGACTATGA
- a CDS encoding major tail protein, whose product MAIKGLHGFRYCILTNDDVAGFEYETEIKRLIGARSIKVDNKVNDAKLYGDDQLLETASAIGSIDVDIDVADLTLEQQGELLGYKYENGVLTEDKDFNPPYIAFGFVAPKSNGGTRMVWLLKGKMQPISGEGKTQDDKVEFQTQKAKFIFMPRVNDGKHKHKSDTDLKGAPTEEEFFSVDFLKTGKKPVEAGA is encoded by the coding sequence ATGGCTATCAAGGGATTACATGGGTTTAGATATTGTATTTTGACGAATGACGATGTGGCAGGATTTGAATATGAAACAGAAATTAAAAGATTAATAGGTGCTAGAAGTATAAAAGTAGACAATAAAGTAAATGATGCCAAGCTTTATGGAGACGACCAGCTTTTAGAAACTGCAAGTGCTATAGGCTCTATAGACGTAGATATTGATGTGGCAGACCTAACGTTGGAACAACAAGGAGAACTATTAGGATATAAGTATGAAAATGGTGTTCTAACAGAGGATAAAGATTTTAACCCTCCATACATTGCATTTGGGTTTGTAGCACCTAAGAGCAATGGCGGTACAAGAATGGTGTGGTTGTTAAAAGGTAAAATGCAACCTATAAGTGGCGAGGGCAAGACACAAGATGACAAAGTAGAATTCCAAACTCAAAAAGCAAAATTTATATTTATGCCTCGAGTAAATGATGGGAAACATAAACATAAGTCCGATACAGACTTAAAAGGAGCGCCAACGGAGGAAGAATTCTTTAGTGTTGACTTCTTAAAAACAGGAAAGAAACCAGTAGAAGCAGGAGCTTAA